One stretch of Mycolicibacterium fallax DNA includes these proteins:
- a CDS encoding WS/DGAT/MGAT family O-acyltransferase encodes MEQLSVLDAGFLQVEDSDPRISLAIGSVTVLEGPPPGFDELADSLAQRLARAPRLRQAVRTHPLDLEPPHWVDVPDLDLGHHLRHVALPAPGSDTELFALVSDIIERRLDRDYPLWECWVVEGLAEGRWALIIKLHHCIADGVSATAMMAAFSDDGELDSFATQLPDAHSPDAPADAGPLSRISLNPLDWGKAVWELSSGAADLAAQTVRGTLGIVGDIVRPTSGNSLNGPVGSLRRYRAARVSIDDIRAIGRAFDATFNDVALAAVTHGYRQVLLHRGETPRHDSLRTLIPVSVRDTAALHTPDNRVSLMLPLLPVDEPTPLAQLKALRLRMRRAKSNGQRQAGANVVGAANRFLPFPLTAWTVRAVSRLPQRNVTGLATNVPGPRQPVRMFGRRVLTMLPIPPLALRLRVGIAMLSYTDQLTFGILADYDSSPDLEVLVDGIESAIAGLAELARRA; translated from the coding sequence ATGGAGCAGCTCTCGGTTCTGGATGCCGGGTTCCTGCAGGTCGAGGACTCCGACCCGCGGATCAGCCTGGCCATCGGCAGCGTCACGGTGCTGGAGGGTCCGCCGCCGGGCTTCGACGAACTCGCCGACAGCCTGGCCCAGCGGCTGGCCCGGGCGCCCCGGCTGCGCCAGGCGGTGCGGACCCACCCGCTGGACCTAGAGCCCCCGCACTGGGTCGACGTGCCCGACCTGGACCTCGGCCACCACCTGCGCCACGTCGCGCTGCCGGCCCCCGGCTCCGACACCGAACTGTTCGCCCTGGTCTCCGACATCATCGAGCGCCGCCTGGATCGCGACTACCCGCTGTGGGAATGCTGGGTGGTCGAGGGGCTGGCCGAGGGGCGCTGGGCGCTGATCATCAAGCTGCACCACTGCATCGCCGACGGGGTCTCGGCGACGGCGATGATGGCCGCCTTCAGCGACGACGGCGAGCTGGACTCGTTCGCCACCCAGCTGCCAGACGCCCACTCACCCGACGCCCCCGCCGACGCCGGCCCGCTGTCCCGGATCAGCCTCAACCCGCTGGACTGGGGCAAGGCGGTCTGGGAGCTGTCCAGCGGCGCCGCCGACCTGGCCGCGCAAACCGTACGCGGCACCCTCGGCATCGTCGGTGACATCGTGCGCCCCACCTCGGGCAACTCGCTCAACGGGCCGGTCGGGAGCCTGCGCCGGTACCGCGCCGCCCGGGTTTCGATCGACGACATCCGCGCGATCGGCCGCGCCTTCGACGCCACCTTCAACGACGTCGCGCTGGCCGCGGTCACCCACGGCTACCGGCAGGTGCTGCTGCACCGCGGCGAGACGCCCCGACACGATTCGCTGCGCACGCTGATCCCGGTCTCGGTGCGCGACACCGCCGCGCTGCACACCCCGGACAATCGGGTGTCGCTGATGCTGCCGCTGCTGCCCGTCGACGAGCCCACCCCGCTGGCCCAGCTCAAGGCGCTGCGGCTGCGGATGCGCCGAGCCAAGTCCAACGGCCAGCGCCAGGCCGGGGCCAACGTCGTCGGCGCCGCCAACCGGTTCCTGCCGTTCCCGCTCACCGCGTGGACGGTGCGCGCGGTCAGCCGACTGCCGCAGCGCAACGTCACCGGGCTGGCGACCAACGTGCCCGGTCCCCGCCAGCCGGTGCGGATGTTCGGCCGCCGGGTACTGACCATGCTGCCGATCCCACCGCTGGCCCTGCGGCTGCGGGTCGGCATCGCCATGCTCTCCTACACCGACCAACTGACCTTCGGCATCCTCGCCGACTACGACAGCAGCCCGGACCTCGAGGTGCTCGTCGACGGCATCGAATCGGCGATCGCCGGGCTCGCCGAACTGGCCCGGCGGGCCTGA